The following proteins come from a genomic window of Opitutaceae bacterium:
- a CDS encoding glycosyltransferase family 4 protein codes for MYHLETAQPSLALHEVRTDNPKPRVLVIALQSGKNADGGLESLTQLVEHYRATHLHLITQVETRKTQRWRRAGHCVTILPLPYHPGGKAGGGAWGTVLRVWTHLRWNLAIAWLSWQNRIEVAHVNDPHALWHSAFGLRLLNVPVLYNIRDTKPRLSRSERIKWRFGFSLTSRQVVLSREMASRWCEALFNSSVPGSLSYVYSIVESRRQASPTTEEKQAARERLGLARDARLVGYVASFSPKKAQLKFIESAGPLLEHLGPGSQVLFVGDFLPGTDDYSRTCLEAHSKLNLGDRVRFCGYQSAMTDWYLALDLVLVATENEGLARCMIEALAQGTPVISFDVSSAREILEVGECGRVVSHGDYLGLLEAARIALANQPILRRWSANGIRLSNQLFSPEENAAAYERTYRALSS; via the coding sequence GTGTACCACCTCGAGACAGCCCAGCCGAGCCTTGCCCTTCATGAGGTGCGGACCGACAATCCCAAGCCGCGTGTCTTGGTGATCGCGCTCCAAAGTGGAAAGAACGCGGACGGAGGCCTTGAGAGTCTCACCCAGCTGGTCGAGCACTATCGAGCGACCCATCTTCACCTCATCACACAAGTGGAGACGCGCAAGACCCAACGCTGGCGGCGGGCAGGCCACTGCGTGACGATCCTGCCTCTGCCCTATCACCCGGGCGGAAAGGCGGGAGGCGGTGCGTGGGGTACGGTTCTTCGAGTTTGGACCCACCTCAGATGGAATCTGGCCATAGCCTGGCTGAGCTGGCAGAACAGGATCGAGGTCGCGCATGTGAATGATCCTCACGCACTCTGGCACTCCGCGTTTGGGCTGCGTCTCCTGAATGTACCGGTCCTCTACAACATTCGTGATACAAAGCCACGCCTAAGCCGCTCTGAACGAATCAAGTGGAGGTTCGGGTTTTCGCTCACCTCCCGCCAGGTGGTGCTTTCCAGGGAGATGGCGTCGCGGTGGTGCGAGGCACTCTTCAACAGCTCGGTGCCGGGCTCGTTGTCATACGTCTACAGCATCGTCGAATCCAGACGGCAGGCATCTCCAACCACCGAGGAGAAGCAGGCCGCCCGCGAACGACTTGGACTCGCTCGGGATGCCCGCCTTGTCGGCTATGTGGCGTCGTTCTCGCCAAAAAAGGCACAGCTGAAGTTTATCGAGTCGGCCGGCCCACTGCTAGAGCATCTCGGCCCCGGTAGCCAGGTGTTGTTCGTGGGCGACTTCCTTCCCGGGACTGACGACTACTCCAGGACCTGCCTCGAAGCCCACTCGAAGCTCAACCTGGGCGACCGCGTCCGCTTCTGTGGCTATCAGTCTGCGATGACGGACTGGTACCTAGCCCTGGACCTGGTCCTGGTTGCCACGGAGAACGAGGGACTGGCCCGTTGCATGATCGAGGCGCTCGCGCAAGGGACGCCTGTCATTTCATTCGACGTGAGTTCGGCCCGGGAAATTCTCGAGGTAGGCGAGTGCGGACGAGTGGTGTCCCACGGTGACTACCTGGGGCTTCTCGAGGCGGCCCGCATTGCCCTTGCTAACCAACCAATCCTCCGTCGCTGGTCTGCAAATGGTATCCGTCTTTCCAACCAACTCTTCTCACCCGAAGAGAACGCCGCGGCGTACGAAAGAACATACAGGGCCTTGTCTTCATGA
- a CDS encoding class I SAM-dependent methyltransferase, with amino-acid sequence MNASHPTDLPVHPAQQEVLGACPLCESDLAPASNIHHVEGWRIVACPGCGVGITNPRPTLEAIGQFYRSSFFSTRPDDTLRNLVGDLLNRRTSRKQAGERIRSTVLNEIKFLHDWTHKQRGIWRLAFFPFRWALALTYEPIQWLPSEGGRLLDIGFGRGEFLHRAKRLGWDAHGVEVSETSVEWGRSLGCAASRFDGSFQNPLAYPDSHFDLVSANSVLEHVHHPRAAVREMRRLLRPGGRLFLMVPNFECRDIEVLGPHWRMWSPPQHLFHFTAANVRDLLLQEGFSDVVVRYKVWFNPLTDKKSLESIKPTLAPSAFRKLRRHIRFGKRLDFLLGRRSAAEVAPGMALEARAT; translated from the coding sequence TTGAACGCATCGCATCCGACCGACCTTCCTGTTCATCCCGCCCAGCAAGAAGTGCTTGGCGCTTGCCCGCTTTGCGAAAGCGATTTGGCCCCCGCATCGAACATACACCACGTCGAAGGCTGGAGAATCGTAGCATGCCCGGGTTGCGGAGTCGGCATCACCAATCCCAGGCCCACACTCGAGGCGATCGGGCAGTTTTACCGAAGCTCGTTCTTTTCTACGCGACCGGATGACACACTTCGAAATCTCGTGGGGGACCTGCTCAATCGTCGCACCAGCAGGAAACAGGCTGGCGAGCGGATTCGTTCGACGGTGCTCAATGAGATTAAGTTTCTCCATGACTGGACCCACAAGCAGCGGGGCATCTGGCGCCTCGCCTTCTTTCCTTTTCGCTGGGCGCTGGCGCTTACCTACGAACCGATCCAGTGGCTCCCAAGCGAAGGAGGTCGGTTGCTCGACATAGGATTTGGAAGGGGGGAGTTCCTCCATCGCGCCAAGCGCCTGGGCTGGGACGCTCATGGTGTCGAGGTAAGCGAAACGAGCGTGGAATGGGGGCGCTCGCTTGGGTGCGCCGCCTCGCGTTTCGACGGATCATTCCAGAATCCTCTCGCGTATCCAGATTCACACTTCGACTTGGTGTCCGCAAATTCAGTCCTTGAACACGTGCATCACCCACGGGCCGCGGTTCGCGAAATGCGTCGACTGCTGCGTCCGGGCGGACGGTTGTTTCTAATGGTTCCGAATTTCGAGTGCCGCGACATCGAGGTTCTGGGACCGCACTGGAGAATGTGGTCACCACCCCAGCACTTGTTTCACTTCACCGCTGCCAACGTCCGGGATCTGCTACTCCAGGAAGGTTTTTCGGATGTGGTCGTACGCTACAAGGTTTGGTTTAATCCATTAACCGACAAGAAGTCGCTTGAGAGCATCAAACCGACACTCGCTCCCTCGGCATTCCGGAAGCTCCGACGTCACATCCGGTTTGGCAAACGCCTGGACTTTCTTCTTGGCCGAAGGAGTGCTGCCGAGGTGGCACCAGGCATGGCACTCGAGGCAAGGGCGACGTGA
- a CDS encoding glycosyltransferase family 9 protein, producing MIQTTEPREILYLHMAALGDAVMASPAMTVLKAACPEARITVLARAQAQAYFATLPQVDRVIPFVGERHVDRRRPWRLLGAPSELQRVVKEVRSTRWHACLQWRSQLPDTLLSGLSRASHRIVGIQRIHRPATLGAEQLGMFFTERVPLTGENAHLVEAFALPVLALLRKWEVMPPSELPGLTYPIGLEERRAAQEFLLINGVRSHERLAMINISAKSEFNRWTDDKFSALGDGLAEMGMRVVLSGVPEHREREIVIASRMKSPPVLSTGRLSMGAVAAVLERCRVLVALNTGIAHVSAALQVPVVVLNGRDGASITPWKVPHRVVTRNSHYPKRHPDPKVWPSLVPLIEPQEVIAAVQELVGSPTG from the coding sequence ATGATTCAGACGACCGAGCCCCGAGAAATTCTCTATCTGCACATGGCTGCCCTGGGCGACGCAGTCATGGCTTCGCCAGCGATGACCGTGCTGAAGGCTGCATGCCCCGAGGCCAGGATCACAGTGCTGGCTCGCGCCCAAGCGCAGGCCTACTTCGCCACACTCCCGCAGGTCGACCGCGTGATTCCTTTTGTGGGCGAGAGGCATGTGGACCGAAGGCGTCCGTGGAGATTGTTGGGGGCGCCAAGCGAGTTGCAGCGCGTCGTCAAGGAGGTGCGCTCCACCCGGTGGCATGCCTGCCTCCAATGGCGGAGCCAGCTTCCTGACACGCTTCTCAGCGGCCTTTCGCGGGCGAGCCATCGAATTGTAGGGATCCAGCGGATACATCGCCCCGCGACGCTCGGCGCCGAACAACTCGGGATGTTCTTCACGGAACGGGTGCCCTTGACTGGAGAGAATGCGCATCTGGTCGAGGCGTTCGCCCTGCCCGTGCTGGCTCTGCTGCGAAAGTGGGAGGTGATGCCACCTTCTGAACTTCCCGGTCTCACCTACCCGATTGGCCTTGAAGAGAGACGCGCGGCGCAGGAGTTCCTGCTTATCAACGGTGTCCGCTCCCATGAGAGGCTTGCAATGATCAACATAAGCGCAAAGTCGGAGTTCAACCGTTGGACCGACGACAAGTTTTCGGCCCTCGGTGATGGATTGGCGGAGATGGGCATGCGGGTGGTGCTCTCCGGCGTACCCGAGCACCGCGAGCGCGAGATCGTCATCGCAAGCCGTATGAAGTCCCCGCCGGTCCTCTCGACAGGCCGGCTGTCGATGGGCGCTGTTGCGGCCGTACTTGAGCGCTGCCGCGTTTTGGTTGCCCTCAACACCGGTATCGCGCATGTGTCGGCTGCCTTGCAGGTTCCAGTCGTCGTTCTCAATGGTCGCGACGGCGCAAGCATCACCCCATGGAAGGTCCCGCATCGCGTGGTGACTCGAAATTCCCACTATCCCAAACGGCATCCTGACCCGAAGGTCTGGCCGAGCCTCGTTCCCCTCATCGAACCGCAGGAGGTGATTGCGGCGGTGCAGGAGTTGGTGGGGTCACCCACCGGCTAG